A genomic region of Raphanus sativus cultivar WK10039 chromosome 6, ASM80110v3, whole genome shotgun sequence contains the following coding sequences:
- the LOC108836383 gene encoding tubulin-folding cofactor A, whose translation MEAIRNLKIKTSTCKRIVKELHSYEKEVEREAAKTAAMKDNGADPYDLKQQENVLGESRMMVPDCHKRLEAALADLKSTLAELEEATGPEVEDAKKTVADVEKQFPTEDA comes from the exons atggAAGCGATAAGGAATCTGAAGATAAAAACATCAACTTGCAAAAGGATTGTGAAAGAGCTTCACTCCTACGAGAAAGAGGTCGAGAGAGAAGCTGCCAAGACTGCTGCTATGAAGGACAATGGTGCTGACCCTTACGACCTCAAACAGCAG GAGAATGTGTTGGGTGAGTCAAGGATGATGGTTCCTGATTGCCACAAACGTCTCGAGGCTGCCTTAGCTGACCTCAAGTCCACTTTG GCGGAATTGGAAGAGGCGACAGGTCCAGAAGTTGAAGATGCAAAGAAGACAGTGGCAGATGTGGAGAAGCAGTTTCCCACTGAAGATGCCTGA
- the LOC108813752 gene encoding B3 domain-containing transcription repressor VAL1, producing the protein MFEVKMGSKVCMNASCGSSSSVEWKKGWPLRSGALADLCFRCGSAYETSRFCETFHLEQSGWRECYLCNKRLHCGCIASKLMVEFMDYGGVGCTSCTNCHSKRGENPGVFSRLPMNNTQHTNGESGVRSEANHFSQPPVPVDDKKEEFKPHLGFSNLMKPDNNVTTNTTTTGYRHESSSSSPSPSQPSLNMALATLPYSPSFATPVADGKKLMGGGGGASSQPHLFQCSASSILQKPSKILLGPPPPGTSKSAQARIGRPPVEGRGKGHLLPRYWPKYTDKELQQISGNLNLNIVPLFEKTLSASDAGRIGRLVLPKACAEAYFPPISQSEGIPLKVQDVRGKEWTFQFRFWPNNNSRMYVLEGVTPCIQSMRLQAGDTVTFSRVDPGGKLIMGARKATYTADMQGCGFANGVSNEDTSSSGVTENPTSINATSCPSQILEELKGLPEHLSSPNGGNGSKKSEINGGDDQSRVKEKKRTRTMGAKNKRLLLHSEESMELRVTWEEAQELLRPSPNAKPTIVVIDEHEFEEFDEPPVFGKRTILTSNPSGEQERWGSCDDCSKWRRLPVDALLPAKWTCSDNVWDQSRCSCSAPEESLKELENGLRAGKEYKKRRIGVSQTARNEQEPSGLDALASAAVLGDTLDDSEVATTTRHPRHRVGCSCIVCIQPPSGKGRHKPTCGCTVCSTVKRRFKTLMMRRKKKQLERDGTAAVDEENKEGAEPDKKKEGKTGRIDLNSDPYNREDVEAVVAVEKQEESKKSEEGMCWGAAQGGDVLGETELEGGGEAEKTTSEEQKVAS; encoded by the exons ATGTTTGAAGTCAAAATGGGGTCAAAGGTGTGCATGAACGCGTCTTGCGGCTCGAGCTCTAGTGTCGAATGGAAGAAAGGTTGGCCTCTTCGATCTGGTGCTCTCGCTGACCTCTGCTTTCGCTGCGG ATCGGCTTATGAGACGTCTCGTTTCTGCGAAACATTCCATTTGGAGCAATCTGGTTGGAGGGAATGCTATTTGTGCAACAAG AGACTTCACTGTGGATGCATTGCCTCTAAGCTCATGGTTGAGTTTATGGACTACGGTGGTGTTGGTTGTACTTCCTGTACTAATTGCCAT AGTAAGAGAGGTGAGAATCCAGGTGTATTTAGCAGATTGCCTATGAATAATACGCAACATACAAACGGGGAAAGTGGAGTAAGAAGCGAGGCTAATCACTTTTCTCAGCCACCAGTCCCTGTGGATGACAAAAAAGAAGAGTTCAAGCCTCACCTTGGGTTTAGTAATCTCATGAAACCAGATAACAACGTCACCACCAACACCACCACCACTGGGTATAGGCAtgagtcatcatcatcatcaccatcccCTTCACAGCCATCTTTGAATATGGCTTTGGCTACACTTCCTTATAGCCCATCTTTTGCAACCCCTGTTGCTGACGGGAAGAAACTCatgggtggtggtggtggtgcttCTTCTCAGCCCCACCTTTTCCAATGCTCTGCGTCTAGTATACTGCAAAAACCTTCAAAAATTTTGCTTGGACCTCCTCCTCCTGGGACTAGCAAATCTGCTCAGGCACGGATCGGGAGGCCTCCTGTTGAAGGGCGTGGGAAAGGCCATTTACTTCCTCGGTATTGGCCTAAATATACTGATAAAGAGCTTCAGCAGATCTCTGGAAA tttgaattTGAACATTGTACCTCTTTTTGAGAAAACTCTGAGTGCCAGTGATGCCGGTCGCATTGGTCGTCTAGTTCTTCCAAAAGCATGTGCAGAG GCATACTTTCCTCCCATTAGTCAGTCGGAAGGCATTCCTTTAAAAGTCCAAGATGTGAGAGGTAAGGAGTGGACGTTCCAGTTCAGATTCTGGCCCAATAACAACAGTAGAATGTATGTCTTGGAAGGTGTCACTCCCTGCATACAGTCCATGAGGCTTCAGGCTGGTGATACAG TAACTTTCAGTCGGGTTGATCCTGGTGGGAAACTAATCATGGGTGCCAGGAAGGCAACTTATACTGCAGACATGCAG GGTTGTGGTTTCGCCAACGGTGTCTCAAACGAAGACACATCATCCTCTGGTGTTACAGAGAATCCTACCTCCATTAATGCTACCTCTTGTCCGTCACAAATACTTGAAGAACTGAAAGGTCTTCCTGAGCATTTGAGCTCACCTAACGGTGGTAACGGCTCGAAGAAGAGTGAGATTAATGGAGGTGATGATCAGTCACGTGTTAAGGAAAAGAAGAGGACAAGAACTATGGGGGCGAAAAACAAGAGACTGCTTTTGCATAGTGAAGAATCTATGGAGCTGAGAGTCACTTGGGAAGAAGCTCAGGAGTTGCTTCGTCCCTCTCCTAATGCAAAGCCCACCATTGTTGTCATTGACGAGCATGAGTTTGAGGAGTTTGAC GAACCTCCTGTCTTTGGAAAGAGGACGATACTAACTTCAAATCCTTCAGG TGAACAAGAACGATGGGGATCTTGCGACGACTGTTCTAAATGGAGAAGGTTACCTGTAGACGCTCTTCTCCCAGCAAAGTGGACATGTTCAGACAATGTTTGGGACCAGAGCAG GTGTTCGTGTTCTGCACCGGAGGAGAGTCTAAAAGAACTTGAGAATGGTCTTAGAGCTGGAAAAG agtaCAAGAAGAGAAGAATTGGGGTGAGCCAGACAGCAAGGAATGAGCAAGAACCGTCGGGTCTGGATGCACTAGCGAGTGCAGCAGTTTTAGGAGACACTTTAGACGACTCAGAGGTTGCGACGACGACGAGACATCCGAGGCACAGGGTTGGATGCTCATGCATTGTGTGCATTCAGCCGCCAAGCGGGAAAGGTAGGCACAAGCCCACGTGCGGGTGTACGGTGTGCAGCACCGTGAAGAGAAGGTTCAAAACGCTGAtgatgaggaggaagaagaagcagtTAGAGCGAGATGGAACAGCAGCAGTAGATGAGGAGAACAAGGAAGGGGCGGAGCCTGATAAGAAGAAGGAAGGGAAAACAGGGAGGATAGATCTGAACAGTGATCCTTATAACAGAGAAGACGTTGAAGCTGTTGTGGCGGTGGAGAAACAAGAAGAGAGTAAAAAAAGTGAAGAAGGGATGTGTTGGGGTGCGGCTCAAGGCGGTGATGTTTTAGGAGAAACGGAGTtagaaggaggaggagaggcTGAGAAAACCACCAGTGAAGAGCAGAAAGTTGCAAGCTGA